A single region of the Cronobacter condimenti 1330 genome encodes:
- the smrB gene encoding endonuclease SmrB: protein MKKKPSLSEEEKSLFRMLMNGTRELKQDTIVHRPARKKLSEVPPKRLLQEQVDASHYFSDEFQPLLNSDGPMRYVRPGVDHFEVKKLRRGDYSPELFLDLHGLTQMQAKQELGALIAACRREHVFCACVMHGHGKHILKQQTPLWLAQHPHVMAFHQAPKEYGGDAALLVLIEVEEWQPPQLP, encoded by the coding sequence ATGAAAAAGAAGCCATCGCTGAGTGAGGAAGAAAAGTCGCTGTTTCGCATGCTAATGAACGGCACGCGCGAGCTGAAACAGGACACAATCGTGCATCGACCGGCGCGCAAAAAGCTAAGCGAAGTGCCGCCCAAACGCCTGCTGCAGGAACAGGTCGACGCCAGCCATTACTTTTCCGATGAGTTCCAGCCGCTTCTTAACAGCGACGGGCCGATGCGCTATGTCCGTCCTGGCGTGGATCACTTCGAAGTGAAAAAACTGCGCCGCGGCGACTATTCGCCCGAACTGTTTCTCGACTTACATGGCTTAACGCAGATGCAGGCAAAACAGGAACTGGGCGCGCTCATTGCCGCCTGCCGCCGCGAGCATGTGTTTTGCGCCTGCGTGATGCACGGCCATGGCAAACATATCCTTAAACAACAGACCCCGCTCTGGCTGGCGCAGCATCCGCACGTGATGGCCTTTCATCAGGCACCGAAGGAATATGGCGGCGACGCAGCCCTGCTGGTACTGATTGAAGTAGAAGAGTGGCAACCGCCGCAGTTGCCTTAA
- the fadJ gene encoding fatty acid oxidation complex subunit alpha FadJ, which translates to MESTSAFTLQMRPDNVAVVTIDVPGEKMNTLKAAFAREVRAIVKQLRDNRELAGVVFISAKPDNFIAGADINMIAGCQNAQEAEALASQGQQIMAEIRALPVHVVAAIHGACLGGGLELALACHSRVCTDDPKTQLGLPEVQLGLLPGSGGTQRLPRLVGVSTALEMILAGKQLRPRQARKAGLVDDVVPPAILLDAAIALAKTRRPGARRLPLRERVLAGPLGRTLLFRMVAKKTHEKTHGNYPAAQRIIDVVRTGLEQGSASGYQAEARAFGELAMTPESAALRGLFFATTELKKETGSGVAPRALHSVGILGGGLMGGGIAYVTATKARLPVRIKDISEKGINHALKYSWDLLEKKVRRRHLRPSERDAQMALISASTDYRGFRHRDIVVEAVFEELTLKQNMVAEIEAHTAPHTIFASNTSSLPIGDIAAGAARPEQVIGLHYFSPVDKMPLVEVIPHAGTSPETIATTVQLAKKQGKTPIVVADCAGFYVNRILAPYINEAMRCLMEGESIEKIDEALVKRGFPVGPIQLLDEVGIDVGTKIMPVLERAYGPRFSAPDEAVAAILNDDRKGRKNGRGFYLYPAKGRKSKKQVDPAVYGLIGVKPGGKLSGDEIAERCVMMMLNEAARCLDEGVVRSARDGDIGAVFGIGFPPFLGGPFRYMDTLGAAQVVAALTRLSTRYGERFTPCDRLLRMAQAEQTFWLSGNPQAEVVV; encoded by the coding sequence ATGGAATCGACATCCGCATTCACTTTACAGATGCGCCCGGACAACGTGGCGGTCGTCACCATCGACGTGCCGGGCGAGAAGATGAACACGCTGAAAGCTGCGTTTGCCCGCGAGGTGCGCGCTATCGTCAAACAATTGCGCGATAACCGCGAACTGGCGGGCGTGGTGTTTATTTCCGCGAAACCCGATAACTTTATCGCGGGCGCCGATATCAACATGATTGCCGGCTGCCAGAACGCGCAGGAAGCGGAAGCGCTGGCAAGCCAGGGGCAGCAGATCATGGCAGAGATCCGCGCGCTGCCGGTGCATGTGGTCGCAGCCATTCATGGTGCCTGTCTTGGCGGGGGGCTTGAACTGGCGCTCGCCTGTCACAGCCGCGTTTGTACCGACGATCCGAAAACCCAGCTTGGCCTGCCGGAAGTACAACTGGGGCTGTTGCCAGGCTCAGGCGGTACGCAGCGGCTGCCACGTCTGGTGGGCGTGAGCACCGCGCTTGAGATGATCCTCGCGGGTAAACAGTTGCGTCCGCGCCAGGCCCGCAAAGCGGGGCTGGTGGATGACGTTGTGCCGCCTGCTATTTTGCTGGATGCGGCGATCGCGCTTGCTAAAACACGCCGTCCGGGCGCGCGCCGTTTGCCCTTACGCGAGCGGGTGCTTGCAGGGCCGCTTGGCCGTACGCTGTTGTTTCGCATGGTGGCGAAGAAGACGCATGAGAAAACGCACGGCAACTACCCGGCGGCGCAGCGCATTATTGACGTGGTGCGCACGGGCCTTGAACAGGGCAGCGCCAGCGGCTATCAGGCAGAGGCCAGGGCCTTTGGCGAGCTGGCGATGACGCCGGAGTCGGCCGCGTTGCGGGGCCTCTTTTTCGCAACAACTGAACTGAAAAAGGAAACCGGCAGCGGCGTCGCGCCGCGTGCGCTCCATTCGGTTGGTATACTGGGCGGCGGGCTGATGGGCGGCGGCATCGCGTATGTTACCGCCACCAAAGCCAGGCTGCCGGTACGCATTAAGGACATCAGCGAAAAGGGCATAAACCATGCTCTCAAATACAGCTGGGATCTGCTGGAGAAAAAAGTCCGGCGCCGCCATCTGCGCCCCAGTGAGCGCGACGCGCAGATGGCGCTGATTTCCGCCAGTACCGATTACCGTGGTTTCCGCCACCGCGATATTGTGGTGGAAGCCGTTTTCGAAGAGTTAACGCTCAAGCAAAATATGGTCGCGGAAATTGAAGCGCATACCGCGCCACACACCATTTTCGCCTCAAATACCTCATCGTTGCCTATCGGTGATATCGCGGCTGGCGCCGCGCGGCCTGAACAGGTCATCGGACTGCACTATTTTAGCCCGGTCGATAAAATGCCGTTGGTGGAAGTGATTCCTCATGCGGGCACCAGCCCGGAAACCATTGCCACGACCGTGCAGTTAGCTAAAAAACAGGGTAAAACGCCGATTGTGGTGGCTGACTGCGCCGGGTTTTACGTCAACCGGATTCTGGCACCCTACATTAATGAGGCGATGCGTTGCCTGATGGAAGGGGAGAGCATTGAGAAAATCGACGAGGCGCTGGTGAAAAGGGGATTCCCGGTCGGCCCTATCCAGTTGCTGGATGAAGTCGGCATTGATGTTGGCACCAAAATTATGCCTGTGCTGGAGCGCGCTTACGGGCCGCGATTCAGCGCGCCCGATGAAGCCGTTGCAGCAATTTTGAACGACGATCGCAAAGGCAGAAAAAATGGTCGCGGTTTCTATCTTTATCCAGCGAAAGGGCGTAAAAGCAAAAAACAGGTTGACCCTGCGGTTTACGGGCTTATTGGCGTAAAACCGGGCGGTAAGCTGAGCGGCGATGAGATTGCCGAGCGCTGCGTCATGATGATGCTTAACGAGGCGGCGCGTTGTCTGGATGAAGGCGTGGTTCGCTCTGCACGCGATGGCGATATCGGGGCCGTGTTTGGCATCGGTTTCCCGCCGTTTCTGGGGGGGCCATTCCGGTATATGGATACGCTCGGTGCCGCGCAGGTGGTGGCAGCGCTCACGCGTCTTTCCACCCGTTACGGAGAACGTTTTACCCCGTGCGACAGGCTGTTGCGCATGGCGCAGGCTGAGCAAACTTTCTGGCTTTCGGGGAACCCGCAGGCCGAAGTGGTGGTCTGA
- the prmB gene encoding 50S ribosomal protein L3 N(5)-glutamine methyltransferase produces the protein MDKIFVDEAVSELHTIQDMLRWAVSRFSAAGIWYGHGTDNPWDEAVQLVLPSLYLPLDIPEDMRTARLTSSERHRIVERVIRRVNERIPVAYLTNKAWFCGHEFYVDERVLVPRSPIGELINNRFSGLIDHEPQHILDMCTGSGCIAIACAYAFPNAEVDAVDISGDALAVTEHNIEEHGLIHHVTPIRSDLFRDLPKVQYDIIVTNPPYVDEEDMSDLPNEYRHEPELGLAAGSDGLKLARRILACSPDYLTDNGILICEVGNSMVHLMEQYPDVPFTWLEFDNGGDGVFMLTKTQLISAREHFSIYKD, from the coding sequence GTGGATAAAATTTTCGTCGATGAGGCAGTCAGTGAACTGCATACCATTCAGGATATGTTGCGTTGGGCGGTGAGCCGTTTTAGCGCGGCGGGCATCTGGTATGGTCACGGCACGGACAACCCCTGGGATGAAGCGGTGCAACTCGTGCTGCCGTCACTCTACCTGCCGCTGGACATTCCGGAAGACATGCGCACCGCGCGCCTGACCTCCAGCGAACGTCACCGCATCGTCGAGCGGGTCATCCGCCGCGTGAACGAGCGCATTCCGGTGGCGTACCTGACCAATAAGGCCTGGTTCTGCGGCCACGAATTTTATGTCGATGAGCGCGTGCTGGTCCCGCGTTCGCCGATTGGCGAGTTAATCAATAACCGCTTCTCGGGGCTTATCGATCATGAACCGCAGCATATTCTTGATATGTGCACCGGCAGCGGCTGTATCGCCATTGCCTGCGCGTACGCGTTCCCGAACGCGGAAGTGGACGCGGTTGATATCTCCGGCGATGCGCTGGCCGTCACCGAGCACAACATTGAAGAACACGGGCTTATCCATCACGTCACGCCGATCCGCTCCGATCTCTTCCGCGATCTCCCTAAAGTACAGTACGACATTATCGTCACCAATCCGCCGTATGTGGATGAAGAAGATATGTCCGACCTGCCGAACGAATATCGCCACGAACCCGAGCTCGGCCTCGCGGCGGGCAGCGACGGGCTGAAGCTCGCGCGCCGCATTCTTGCCTGCTCGCCGGACTACCTGACCGACAATGGTATTCTGATTTGTGAAGTCGGTAACAGCATGGTACATCTGATGGAGCAGTACCCGGACGTGCCGTTCACCTGGCTTGAGTTTGACAACGGTGGTGACGGCGTCTTTATGCTGACCAAAACGCAGCTCATCAGCGCCCGCGAACACTTCAGCATCTACAAAGATTAA
- the sixA gene encoding phosphohistidine phosphatase SixA, which produces MQVFIMRHGDAALDAASDSVRPLTVCGCDESRQMATWLKGQKVDIERVLVSPFLRAEQTLDVVKEAMSLPVKTEVLPELTPCGDVGLVSDYLHVLAREGVNAVMVISHLPLVGYLVAELCPGETPPMFSTSAIACVTVEGDNDKGVFNWQMSPCNLKMAKAI; this is translated from the coding sequence ATGCAAGTTTTTATCATGCGTCACGGCGACGCAGCACTCGATGCCGCCAGTGATTCGGTTCGTCCTCTGACCGTATGTGGTTGTGACGAATCCCGTCAAATGGCGACCTGGTTAAAAGGTCAAAAGGTGGATATCGAACGTGTTCTGGTGAGCCCTTTCCTGCGAGCCGAACAGACACTGGACGTCGTGAAAGAGGCCATGAGCCTGCCTGTCAAAACAGAAGTGCTGCCGGAGCTTACGCCCTGTGGCGATGTGGGTCTGGTGAGTGATTACCTCCACGTTCTGGCTCGTGAGGGTGTTAACGCAGTTATGGTTATCTCCCACCTTCCGCTGGTTGGTTATCTGGTCGCGGAACTGTGCCCTGGCGAAACGCCGCCGATGTTCTCCACCTCTGCCATCGCCTGCGTGACTGTTGAAGGCGATAACGACAAGGGCGTCTTTAACTGGCAGATGAGCCCCTGCAATCTGAAAATGGCAAAAGCTATCTAA
- the fadI gene encoding acetyl-CoA C-acyltransferase FadI: protein MSQALPLVTRQGDRIAIVSGLRTPFARQATAYHGVPAVDLGKMVVGELLARSEIPPDVIEQLVFGQVVQMPEAPNIAREIVLGTGMSVRTDAYSVSRACATSFQAVANVAESLMAGTIRAGIAGGADSSSVLPIGVSKKLARTLVDANKARTAGQRLKLFSRLRLRDLLPMPPAVAEYSTGLRMGDTAEQMAKTHGITREEQDALAHRSHQLAAQAWAEGKLRDEVMTAYTPPYRDPLSEDNNIRKTSTLADYAKLRPAFDRKHGTVTAANSTPLTDGAAAVILMTESRARELGLTPLGYLRSYAFTAIDVWQDMLLGPAWSTPLALERAGLSMADLTLFDMHEAFASQTLTNLKLLASDRFAREVLGRNQATGEVEESKFNVLGGSIAYGHPFAATGARMITQTLNELRRRGGGFGLVTACAAGGLGAAMVLEAE, encoded by the coding sequence ATGAGCCAGGCACTACCGCTTGTCACCCGGCAGGGGGATCGTATTGCCATTGTCAGTGGGTTGCGCACCCCTTTCGCCCGTCAGGCGACGGCGTACCACGGCGTTCCGGCGGTCGATCTCGGTAAAATGGTGGTCGGCGAACTGCTGGCCCGCAGCGAAATTCCTCCTGATGTGATCGAACAACTGGTTTTCGGCCAGGTGGTGCAGATGCCAGAGGCACCCAACATCGCGCGTGAAATCGTGCTCGGCACCGGCATGAGCGTTCGCACCGACGCCTACAGCGTCAGCCGCGCCTGCGCCACCAGTTTTCAGGCGGTGGCGAACGTCGCGGAAAGCCTGATGGCAGGCACCATTCGCGCCGGGATTGCCGGCGGCGCCGACTCCTCCTCTGTGCTGCCGATAGGCGTCAGTAAAAAACTGGCGCGTACGCTGGTAGACGCCAACAAAGCCCGTACAGCCGGGCAGCGGCTGAAGCTCTTCTCACGATTGCGGCTACGCGACCTGCTGCCGATGCCGCCCGCGGTAGCGGAATATTCCACGGGGCTTCGCATGGGCGATACCGCCGAACAGATGGCCAAAACGCACGGGATCACCCGCGAAGAACAGGACGCGCTGGCGCACCGCTCGCATCAGCTGGCGGCTCAGGCCTGGGCCGAAGGCAAGTTGCGTGACGAAGTAATGACGGCTTATACGCCTCCCTATCGCGACCCGCTTAGCGAAGATAACAACATCCGTAAAACCTCAACGCTTGCCGACTACGCCAAACTGCGCCCCGCGTTTGATCGCAAACACGGTACTGTCACCGCCGCGAACAGCACGCCACTGACCGATGGCGCGGCAGCGGTTATTCTGATGACCGAATCCCGCGCCCGGGAGCTTGGCCTGACGCCGCTCGGCTACCTGCGCAGCTACGCGTTTACCGCCATTGATGTCTGGCAGGATATGCTGCTTGGCCCGGCCTGGTCGACGCCGCTCGCGCTGGAACGCGCCGGGCTTTCGATGGCTGACCTGACGCTATTTGATATGCATGAAGCCTTCGCATCGCAAACGCTGACTAACCTGAAGCTGCTGGCAAGCGACCGTTTCGCCCGTGAGGTGCTGGGCCGCAACCAGGCGACCGGCGAAGTAGAAGAAAGCAAATTCAACGTGCTCGGCGGCTCTATCGCCTACGGGCATCCTTTCGCTGCCACCGGCGCGCGAATGATTACCCAGACGCTCAATGAACTGCGCCGCCGTGGCGGTGGTTTTGGACTCGTCACCGCCTGTGCGGCAGGCGGGCTCGGGGCGGCAATGGTACTGGAGGCCGAATAA
- a CDS encoding YfcZ/YiiS family protein, which produces MTKCSADETPVCCCIDVGTIIDNTDCVASYSRVFDNRADAEETLAALTAKAREVESEPCQITPRFTDEADGVRLDIDFVFACQAETVIFQLGLR; this is translated from the coding sequence ATGACCAAATGCAGTGCTGATGAAACCCCGGTTTGCTGCTGTATTGATGTCGGCACCATTATCGATAATACCGACTGTGTCGCATCCTACAGCCGCGTGTTCGACAACCGCGCGGATGCCGAAGAAACGCTGGCGGCGCTGACTGCCAAAGCGCGTGAAGTGGAATCAGAGCCGTGCCAGATTACCCCGCGTTTTACGGATGAGGCTGACGGCGTGCGTCTGGATATCGATTTTGTTTTCGCCTGTCAGGCGGAAACTGTGATTTTCCAGCTAGGTCTGCGTTAA